A region of the candidate division WOR-3 bacterium genome:
ATTACTTGAGGTCGATCCCATTGCTATCCAACCATTGGTACAAACGGAAACGACGTTGTAATTTGTTCCGTAGTACTTGAAGGTAAAGGGGAGAGTAAGTTGAGTAGTAGCATCGTCTGAATTTGAGATCTGCGAGATGATAGTGCCGATGGAAGAGATGTCTATGAAGGTAAAGGATTCGAATTCCGAGTAGGAACTGTCCATAATATCATAGGCGTAATATCCGTAAGCATCGGGTCCAAGATATACCGATACTGTCCTTTGATTTATCTTCAAAGGCAAGCTGTAAGAGAAGTTCTGGCCATCAGCCTTTACAATAAGGTTTACATTAAAGGTGTAGTCATATGGAAGGTTTGATGAGGTGTTAAAGGTGAGGTAGGTTGGAACGGTTGCATTGGGAGCAATGTTTGATAGAACAATACTATCTTCTACGAAACTCACGTAGGGGTCCTGGAGTTGAGGTTTTATCACCAAGGTTCCAATTGTGTTAGGAGCATTGTTTTTGAAGGTTAAATTGAGCTTCCCCGTTTCCCCTGCATTCACGATGCCATCGCCATTACCGTAATATTCTGAAACGCTATAGGCAATAAGGCTTATGTCTGGAAGCGTCTTTACCACAACAGCATCGAGGTCATATCCACATTTGCGCACTGTATTAGAGCCATCACCGTCGTCTTCAATTTTTAAATATCTGAAGGTATTCCCCCCTGCATAAATAGCTGCGTTTCCATAGTAAATGTTACCTATTTGGCTCCAGGGACCGTAAGGGGAGTTTGAATAGTAGATTTTAAAACCTTCGTTAGGAGTATTATCGTTGCCTTCATAAACATAAATGGTATCTGCCTTTACGCTTCTCCCAAGATCGAATATGGCATAACCACCAACACCCATACTGTAGAATTTCCCATCAGGGTCTCCAAGGGCATAGTGGGTCATAAAGGTATCAGAAGTTAGTACGGTATTGCTTGCATTAATGTAAATAATCTCTGGTTTAAATAAAGAGATTTTTCCGTCGCTTCTCGGCGAGAGATAAACGGTAATCCAGGTAAGGGTATCCTGTTGGACCGTGATTCCGGTTAGCGTTTTAGGTTGATAGCCGGGGGCTTCCACTTTAATTGAGTAGGTCCCGGGTAAAAGGGGCCTTATGAAGTCACCGGTGTTCTGATCTGTCCAGATAGGCCAATCAACGGGAAGGATGGTAATCCTTGCAAGCTTTATGGTGTCTCCCCTTAGGGAGTCTATAACGACACCACCTATGCCCTGGCCCAATTTTCGTACCAAGAAGTTCATCGCTGGTCTATTGGTATTAAAGATGGGAACTATCTGGCTGGTATCAGGAATATAATCATTGGAAAGTTCGATGGTCCAGTCGATGTCACCATTTATCCCATAGGAATAGTCGTTAAGGTCACCTAAGGTTTGATACCAATCGTAACCTTCCGTTACAGGATATCCTGTAATATTTCCGTACTGCTCGGAATAATTTTGAACCATTCCGTTATAACGGTCATCAGCACACCTTACGGGAGTATAATTCCAGATGTAGTTAACATAAATTGCACCGGAATGGAAGGAGAGGCTGAGATTAAAATTTCTCGTCTTTGAAAATTCGTGTACTGCCCTGGATTCGGGCTGGTCATAGGGGGCACTTCCACTGTTATTTTTAATATAGCCGAAGTTCCTGTTAAGGTCAACTCCGTTGGCATTGTACCTTGTTTGACTAACGTATCCGTCAGGGTTGAGGATTGGAATTATGTATATTTCCCGGTTGTTTACCATGTTCCTCACGGTGTCATTTGAAGCATAGTTTTGAAGGAGGTATTTGGCGTAAAGGTAAGAAACCTCAGCACCTATCCATTCGTTACCGTGAATGGCTCCAGCAATCCTAATTTTTGGCTCTTTCTCGTTAGTCCTTGGATTGTCTGAAATTTTAAGACAGAGAATAGGGCGACCTTGTACGCTGAACCCGATGGTGTCCAGTTTCGCGATGTTTGAGTAGGTCGTAGCAAGGTTTGTAAGATCCGCTTTCATCTGGTCGTAGGTGTGGTAAGTTGACTTGCTGTTGTAGTAAAGTTTCTTTTTAAGGGTCAGGTCTTCGATAATTGTGTACGGAATTTTCATTGAGTTCAACTTCTCGATCTCTTCGTCTTCTATGAGAATTGCGACACCCCTTTCCGTTGGTCTTGCGAACTCTGCTGTTTTAAAGTTCTTTTCCAGTTCCCGCCACTCCTCCTTTGTAATTGGTATTTCGACTACCTTTTCTGCCCGGAGGGCAGCGGGGAAAGTGGAGAGTAAGGCGATGATGAGCAGATTCTTTATAATTTTGCCCATTTTACCACTCCTTTTCTATTAATTATAATCCTATTTATTTGGAAATTTTATCCTCGCCCTCTGCGAAAAATTTTTCTACACAAACTACCTGTTGAATGGGATGAGGGCTGCTTTTATCATTAAAGCACTATGAAAGATGTGGTTTCTTGTCATAGTTTATTTGTTTTAAACAAATTTCTGGAGCATGTGCTCCCTTCTATACCTGCTGATTTTGCTTCTGCTTGTGACCTTGGTAGTGTCTTAAAAGAAAAGTTAGAAACTCTTCTGCCCTCTTCTGAAGGTGGCACAATCATACGAGCAATTTCTCTTTGCGACGAAAATAAAAGGGATAACTTCAATTACATTGCCTCCGAAGATGGAGTTATAGTGATTTACGTACCTGTCTCTAACTCAACGAAATTTTTAAGGATTACCGTTGATTGCGATCC
Encoded here:
- a CDS encoding M14 family zinc carboxypeptidase, coding for MGKIIKNLLIIALLSTFPAALRAEKVVEIPITKEEWRELEKNFKTAEFARPTERGVAILIEDEEIEKLNSMKIPYTIIEDLTLKKKLYYNSKSTYHTYDQMKADLTNLATTYSNIAKLDTIGFSVQGRPILCLKISDNPRTNEKEPKIRIAGAIHGNEWIGAEVSYLYAKYLLQNYASNDTVRNMVNNREIYIIPILNPDGYVSQTRYNANGVDLNRNFGYIKNNSGSAPYDQPESRAVHEFSKTRNFNLSLSFHSGAIYVNYIWNYTPVRCADDRYNGMVQNYSEQYGNITGYPVTEGYDWYQTLGDLNDYSYGINGDIDWTIELSNDYIPDTSQIVPIFNTNRPAMNFLVRKLGQGIGGVVIDSLRGDTIKLARITILPVDWPIWTDQNTGDFIRPLLPGTYSIKVEAPGYQPKTLTGITVQQDTLTWITVYLSPRSDGKISLFKPEIIYINASNTVLTSDTFMTHYALGDPDGKFYSMGVGGYAIFDLGRSVKADTIYVYEGNDNTPNEGFKIYYSNSPYGPWSQIGNIYYGNAAIYAGGNTFRYLKIEDDGDGSNTVRKCGYDLDAVVVKTLPDISLIAYSVSEYYGNGDGIVNAGETGKLNLTFKNNAPNTIGTLVIKPQLQDPYVSFVEDSIVLSNIAPNATVPTYLTFNTSSNLPYDYTFNVNLIVKADGQNFSYSLPLKINQRTVSVYLGPDAYGYYAYDIMDSSYSEFESFTFIDISSIGTIISQISNSDDATTQLTLPFTFKYYGTNYNVVSVCTNGWIAMGSTSSNTYQNRPIPDPNNPPALIAPFFTDLDPYTSGDIYYYHDPIAHQFTIMWKDVEIWGLSQTVTFEVILRDPLYYQTRTGDGEIIFVYQYVPQNIDATIGIESPSHNTGLQCYYNQQFDPSIATITSGRFIKFTTDSAVLTPVNEVLKPVATLKNPVTKTSLTLEVKNFEEGGKAILYDPMGRIVYLREIKPYEGRVTIETGSIPTGIYILKVDSYKGNYSKTYKIIKVE